One genomic segment of Bacteroides caccae includes these proteins:
- a CDS encoding MATE family efflux transporter: protein MSSQYSISNKKRIAKNTLFLYIRMMLIMAVSLYTSRIILNALGIVDYGVYNVVGGMVVMFGFLNSALAQASQRYITYGIQKDSSEEQIKMFSMLLNVHIIIALAIFVLCETIGLWLFYNKLVIPTDRMTSAFWVMQFSILSLLVSVIQVPYNASIYGHERMNAYAYISIVEVLLKLGVVIIIKYCFEDKLIAYGGLMMVVVVFTALIYQLYCIHYFSNCHYIRYWSSSLFKELLSYTGWSLIGNLAWTFNNQGMNILINMFFGPIYNAARGIASSVEAAVSSFLYNFIIPTVPPIIAAYAAGNVKEMLDLSFRSSKMGFLLFMCLSLPLISILEFVLEVWLVTPPPLSWNFCLLSLIYMQCNSLSGTLQNIVQATGNVKRFQLSNGLIKIMALPAVYTIYKCGGDVVTYLWTLIFFSIIGLVVQLDAVNRLIESFKIKSYINLVIVPSLLAYVIPLILSLYFSQMRLNLLQAVGVILLVLLICIVSVCFVGLTKYERIWIVNIVKAKLNKSNG, encoded by the coding sequence ATGTCATCACAATATTCTATATCAAATAAAAAAAGAATAGCAAAGAATACATTATTCCTTTATATCCGTATGATGCTTATCATGGCGGTGTCATTGTATACATCTCGTATTATTCTCAATGCTTTAGGTATTGTGGATTATGGAGTATATAATGTTGTGGGAGGTATGGTGGTGATGTTTGGTTTTCTCAATTCAGCATTAGCACAAGCCAGCCAACGATATATAACTTATGGCATTCAGAAGGATTCATCTGAAGAACAGATAAAGATGTTCTCCATGTTACTGAATGTACATATAATTATTGCTTTGGCAATATTTGTACTTTGCGAGACGATAGGACTATGGTTATTCTATAATAAATTGGTTATTCCAACTGATAGAATGACATCTGCTTTTTGGGTGATGCAGTTCTCTATTTTATCTTTATTGGTTTCAGTCATTCAAGTTCCTTACAACGCTTCTATTTATGGGCATGAACGGATGAATGCTTATGCTTATATAAGTATTGTGGAAGTTTTGCTGAAATTAGGAGTTGTGATTATTATAAAATATTGTTTTGAAGATAAGTTAATAGCATATGGGGGGCTTATGATGGTAGTTGTAGTATTTACTGCTTTAATATATCAACTTTATTGTATTCACTATTTTTCTAATTGTCATTATATACGCTATTGGTCGTCTTCTCTTTTTAAGGAATTATTGAGTTATACAGGATGGAGCTTGATAGGAAACTTGGCTTGGACTTTTAATAATCAAGGCATGAATATACTTATCAATATGTTTTTTGGCCCCATATATAATGCTGCACGAGGCATTGCATCTTCTGTAGAGGCTGCGGTATCTTCTTTTTTATATAATTTCATTATTCCAACAGTACCACCAATTATTGCAGCTTATGCTGCTGGTAATGTCAAAGAGATGTTAGATTTAAGTTTTAGAAGTTCAAAAATGGGATTCCTTTTATTTATGTGTCTTTCTTTGCCTTTAATAAGCATATTGGAATTTGTGTTAGAGGTATGGCTTGTTACTCCTCCACCATTGTCGTGGAATTTCTGCCTTCTTTCATTGATTTATATGCAGTGTAATTCTCTTTCAGGGACACTGCAGAATATTGTTCAAGCAACAGGGAATGTGAAAAGATTTCAATTGTCTAATGGCTTGATTAAAATAATGGCTCTGCCTGCTGTATATACTATATATAAGTGTGGTGGAGATGTTGTAACTTATCTATGGACTTTAATTTTTTTCTCAATTATAGGATTGGTTGTCCAACTTGATGCAGTTAATCGTTTAATAGAATCTTTTAAAATTAAGTCATATATAAATTTAGTAATAGTTCCCTCATTGTTAGCTTATGTAATTCCTTTGATATTGTCTCTTTATTTTAGTCAAATGAGATTGAATCTTTTACAAGCGGTAGGAGTGATATTATTAGTGTTATTGATTTGTATTGTATCTGTTTGCTTTGTTGGATTAACAAAGTATGAGCGTATATGGATTGTAAATATAGTAAAAGCTAAATTGAATAAAAGTAATGGTTAA
- a CDS encoding HAD-IA family hydrolase yields the protein MRSYLSNYCEQLIPFTYVSFDIFDTLMFRTVSDFRMIHQMVANLYEEQYGISLPLYPKQRMDAELKARNVLGRNEVNMDMIFEYLSDYSEEEKSRLRFLEEKCEIDNCVGNPLMIEVWKWCRDNGKKIVIITDMYLPRRVLNTILAKIGVDYDYLYISGEEGVTKRTSELFAVVLRKLNIKPTQLIHIGDDLNNDINMPQIKGIASLLRLSNEANVLPYIKIKQCDISLGKDHLFSMLSRYCSNREFLNSEQRIGYAILGPLIVDFCQWLHAIRKENNLHKLFFVAREGFFIKKVYEKMYPQEAHDLMYIRLNKNVLRLPLLSMHNACEYFMKAKVGRLTYDWKLIFDLLYISDYESAKHFVVLRTGFDRFHETVTLKDLESGKYNKILVSLFEYQREMIEEQSALLDEYLMSLGLFEGSVGLVNNSINGNGQSMLTDYLLSKGKECDILGLQFIKTSKCEKLLKGKCRAWLTESSVSEFSKTRFHSNCLLLEHLMFEPNGTSIRLYRHENKIEVLCEASRTEQKDWGKIANIQKYALEFVSDYTNHVGISLDMAGFHGYFNMLCHPLYDDAVLLGHLNDDDMDGDKTISNIRFPFRFKYLFSKDIPFDITWHEGYFTLKNVSWWGISLYLYSAKLQFYKQMVKSHIKRIIFSK from the coding sequence TTGAGAAGTTACTTATCTAATTATTGTGAACAGCTTATTCCGTTCACCTATGTTTCTTTTGATATATTTGATACATTGATGTTTCGTACAGTATCCGATTTTAGGATGATACATCAAATGGTTGCTAATTTGTATGAAGAACAGTATGGTATTAGCCTTCCTTTGTATCCTAAACAACGTATGGATGCTGAACTTAAAGCAAGAAATGTTTTGGGGAGGAATGAGGTCAATATGGATATGATATTTGAGTATTTATCAGACTATTCAGAAGAAGAAAAAAGTAGATTACGTTTTTTAGAAGAAAAATGCGAGATTGATAATTGTGTAGGTAATCCACTTATGATTGAGGTTTGGAAGTGGTGTCGAGATAATGGGAAGAAGATAGTTATAATCACGGATATGTATTTGCCACGAAGGGTACTAAATACAATTTTAGCTAAAATTGGGGTGGATTATGATTATCTTTATATATCAGGAGAAGAAGGAGTAACTAAGAGAACAAGTGAATTGTTTGCTGTTGTTCTTAGAAAATTGAATATAAAACCAACTCAACTTATTCATATTGGGGATGACCTTAATAATGATATTAATATGCCTCAAATAAAGGGTATAGCTTCTTTACTAAGATTGTCTAACGAGGCTAATGTTTTGCCATATATAAAGATTAAACAATGTGATATATCTTTGGGAAAAGATCATTTATTTAGTATGTTGTCTCGTTATTGTTCGAATAGAGAGTTTTTAAATTCCGAACAGCGAATAGGATATGCCATTTTAGGTCCTCTTATTGTGGATTTCTGTCAGTGGTTACATGCGATTAGAAAAGAAAATAATCTTCATAAACTTTTCTTTGTTGCACGCGAAGGTTTTTTTATCAAAAAGGTCTATGAAAAGATGTATCCTCAAGAGGCTCATGATTTGATGTATATTCGATTGAATAAAAATGTTTTAAGATTGCCTTTGCTTAGTATGCATAATGCTTGCGAGTACTTTATGAAAGCTAAGGTTGGACGTTTAACATATGATTGGAAACTAATTTTTGACTTACTTTACATAAGTGATTATGAATCAGCAAAGCATTTTGTAGTACTACGTACAGGATTTGATAGATTTCATGAAACAGTAACTCTAAAAGATTTAGAATCAGGGAAGTACAATAAAATATTAGTTTCTCTCTTTGAATATCAAAGAGAGATGATTGAGGAACAATCTGCATTACTTGATGAATATCTTATGTCATTGGGACTTTTTGAAGGGTCTGTAGGTCTTGTTAACAATAGTATTAATGGGAATGGGCAATCTATGCTGACAGATTATTTATTATCTAAGGGGAAAGAATGTGACATATTAGGACTTCAATTTATAAAAACGTCAAAATGCGAAAAATTGTTGAAAGGGAAATGTAGGGCATGGCTTACAGAAAGTAGTGTTAGTGAGTTTAGTAAAACGAGATTTCATTCTAATTGTTTATTGTTGGAACATTTGATGTTTGAACCTAATGGAACTTCAATACGCCTTTATAGGCATGAAAATAAAATAGAGGTATTATGTGAAGCTTCTCGTACAGAACAGAAGGATTGGGGAAAGATAGCTAATATTCAAAAATATGCATTAGAATTTGTAAGTGATTATACTAACCATGTTGGTATTTCATTGGATATGGCTGGATTTCATGGTTATTTTAATATGCTATGTCATCCACTTTACGATGATGCAGTATTACTGGGACATTTGAATGATGACGATATGGATGGTGATAAAACGATTTCAAATATAAGATTTCCTTTTCGTTTTAAGTATCTTTTCTCAAAAGATATACCATTCGATATTACTTGGCATGAGGGGTATTTTACATTAAAGAATGTATCCTGGTGGGGTATAAGTTTATATTTATATTCTGCTAAATTACAATTTTATAAGCAGATGGTCAAGAGTCATATTAAACGAATCATCTTCTCAAAGTGA